In Candidatus Hamiltonella defensa 5AT (Acyrthosiphon pisum), one genomic interval encodes:
- a CDS encoding tail fiber assembly protein has protein sequence MKMYKNFNKTDIEALSEKQRELKYNINASYLQDENGDDWYDLQKTFQPDTFKVMFDEKNTVVSIARDASTLFPLNCNIVELDSLPEGAENNGEWIFDGHQVVRGTYTEAERTRQAAREKEKWMDRASKAIGPLADAVELGIATEQEVQALKNWKAYRVALHRLDPKAGEITWPEVPRG, from the coding sequence ATGAAGATGTATAAAAATTTTAACAAGACAGATATTGAAGCATTATCAGAAAAACAAAGGGAGTTGAAATACAACATCAATGCTTCATACCTACAGGATGAAAACGGCGATGATTGGTATGACCTTCAAAAAACGTTTCAGCCAGACACATTCAAAGTGATGTTTGATGAAAAAAACACGGTGGTCTCTATCGCGAGAGATGCTTCTACCTTATTCCCTTTAAATTGCAATATTGTCGAGCTGGATTCGCTGCCTGAGGGCGCAGAAAATAATGGAGAATGGATTTTTGACGGTCATCAAGTGGTGAGAGGAACCTATACAGAGGCAGAACGGACGCGGCAAGCGGCGAGGGAAAAAGAAAAATGGATGGACAGAGCGAGCAAAGCCATAGGCCCGCTGGCCGATGCGGTAGAACTAGGGATAGCGACCGAACAAGAGGTCCAGGCTCTCAAGAACTGGAAAGCCTATCGTGTCGCCCTCCATCGACTCGACCCCAAGGCGGGGGAAATCACCTGGCCTGAAGTGCCGAGGGGGTAG
- the dcm gene encoding DNA (cytosine-5-)-methyltransferase, with translation MPEPVLRDLLQQPAARTKKVSPRFRFIDLFAGIGGIRMGFDAQGGECVFTSEWNRFSKKTYIQNYGAPHPFVGDIVPYPAEDVPDHDVLLAGFPCQPFSIAGVSKKNSLGRPHGFECTTQGTLFFDVARIIATRRPWAFLLENVKNLLSHNKGHTFNVILQTLRDELGYDVHYRVIDGQHFTPQHRERIIIVGFREKTGFSWDDLKLPEEGPRLASILHRTDGTEPVLPWDGERFFDHDRRAVPLRYTLTPNLWAYLQAYADKHRAAGNGFGFGIVYPDSVTRTLSARYHKDGSEILVWQGSNKRPRRLTPRECARLMGFPDAFQIPVSDTQAYRQFGNSVVMPVMQEVARIMTPHVRAQIAHERDGTSLALPLFS, from the coding sequence ATGCCCGAACCCGTGTTGCGCGACCTGTTGCAACAACCCGCCGCCCGCACAAAAAAAGTGAGCCCCCGCTTCCGCTTCATTGACCTGTTCGCCGGCATTGGCGGCATCCGTATGGGCTTCGATGCTCAGGGCGGTGAATGCGTTTTTACCAGCGAATGGAACAGGTTCTCAAAAAAGACCTACATTCAGAACTACGGCGCCCCTCATCCGTTTGTGGGTGACATCGTTCCATATCCGGCAGAGGACGTGCCGGACCATGATGTACTGCTCGCCGGCTTCCCCTGCCAGCCGTTCAGTATTGCGGGCGTCAGCAAAAAGAATTCGCTGGGCCGCCCACATGGTTTCGAATGCACCACGCAGGGAACCCTGTTCTTTGACGTGGCCCGTATCATCGCCACCAGACGCCCTTGGGCGTTCCTGCTGGAAAACGTCAAGAACCTGCTTTCACACAACAAGGGCCACACCTTCAACGTCATCCTGCAAACGCTCAGGGACGAGCTGGGCTATGATGTGCATTACAGGGTAATCGACGGGCAGCACTTCACACCGCAGCATCGCGAACGAATCATCATCGTCGGTTTCCGCGAAAAAACGGGCTTCTCATGGGATGACCTGAAACTACCGGAAGAAGGTCCGCGCCTTGCGTCAATTCTGCACAGGACGGATGGCACAGAGCCGGTGCTCCCCTGGGATGGAGAGCGCTTTTTCGATCACGACAGGCGGGCCGTGCCGCTCCGATACACGTTGACGCCCAACCTGTGGGCCTACCTTCAGGCCTATGCAGACAAGCACCGCGCCGCCGGCAATGGGTTCGGATTTGGTATCGTCTATCCCGATAGTGTGACACGCACACTGTCAGCCCGGTATCACAAGGACGGGTCAGAAATCCTTGTATGGCAGGGCAGCAACAAACGGCCGAGACGCCTGACGCCACGTGAATGCGCCCGCCTGATGGGCTTCCCTGACGCTTTCCAGATACCTGTCAGTGATACACAGGCTTACCGTCAGTTCGGCAATAGCGTCGTCATGCCGGTCATGCAGGAAGTCGCCCGCATCATGACGCCCCACGTGCGGGCTCAGATCGCGCATGAACGAGACGGCACCTCACTTGCATTGCCCCTGTTTTCCTGA
- a CDS encoding autotransporter outer membrane beta-barrel domain-containing protein: MRTLIRARLDVWGDLAQQTGGKSTQDTRGTIGVKYHF, from the coding sequence GTGCGGACATTAATCCGTGCGCGTTTAGATGTATGGGGAGATTTGGCTCAACAAACTGGGGGGAAAAGTACGCAAGACACCCGAGGTACCATCGGGGTCAAATATCATTTTTAA